Proteins co-encoded in one Chitinophagales bacterium genomic window:
- a CDS encoding PD-(D/E)XK nuclease domain-containing protein: MHPNFVIRELYFQFFMRLTLDDAHLNTSQIDVHRKVVELAKYNNIKPIIELTESVLSKLSVHHDKAAFNETHPKAIFASWFYVARFYNIYSELEVEKKNDNNEKGRIDLLLTRRPPFEADVPYQFIFELKYLKKATPNRLKEVKKEAVEQLQEYLKDDKIKDLKDLIAYVVIFVGNKAEVVEVSQ; this comes from the coding sequence ATGCACCCCAATTTTGTGATTCGTGAATTGTATTTTCAGTTTTTTATGAGGCTTACCTTAGACGATGCACATTTGAATACTTCTCAAATTGATGTACATAGGAAGGTTGTCGAATTGGCTAAATACAACAATATCAAGCCAATTATCGAATTGACCGAATCTGTTTTGTCCAAACTATCGGTTCACCATGACAAGGCTGCCTTCAATGAAACCCACCCCAAAGCAATTTTTGCTTCTTGGTTTTATGTCGCTCGTTTCTACAATATTTACAGCGAATTGGAAGTCGAAAAGAAGAACGACAACAACGAAAAGGGCAGAATTGACTTGTTGCTTACCCGAAGACCGCCTTTTGAAGCAGATGTTCCCTATCAGTTCATTTTTGAATTGAAGTACTTGAAGAAGGCAACACCAAACCGTTTGAAGGAAGTAAAAAAAGAGGCTGTTGAGCAATTGCAGGAGTATTTGAAGGATGATAAAATCAAAGATTTGAAGGATTTAATTGCTTATGTGGTTATTTTTGTGGGCAACAAAGCGGAAGTTGTTGAAGTAAGTCAATGA
- a CDS encoding O-methyltransferase — translation MKDLVPHNIAAYTEAHTSPPTPLLKQLYRETNLKVIRARNITENLQGIFLRMISQMIRPQRILEIGTYTGYAAICLAEGLQENGVLHTIEINEELEDIQRKYFEAAGLQEKIQIHIGNALEVIPQLDETFDLIFIDADKANYPEYFELVIEKVRKGGFIIADNVLWNGKVLEESETDKYTMGVKNFNNLVQVDERVENVLLTVKDGMMLIRKK, via the coding sequence ATGAAAGACCTTGTACCCCACAACATTGCAGCCTACACTGAAGCCCACACAAGCCCTCCTACTCCCCTTTTGAAGCAACTCTATAGAGAAACCAATCTTAAAGTAATTCGAGCAAGAAACATTACAGAAAATTTGCAAGGAATATTTTTGAGGATGATCAGTCAGATGATTCGTCCCCAAAGAATTTTAGAAATAGGTACTTACACAGGATATGCAGCAATATGTTTGGCAGAAGGATTGCAGGAAAATGGCGTATTGCACACCATCGAAATCAACGAAGAATTGGAGGACATACAGCGCAAATATTTTGAAGCAGCAGGATTGCAGGAAAAAATACAAATTCACATCGGCAATGCTTTAGAAGTTATTCCTCAACTGGACGAAACTTTCGACTTGATATTTATTGATGCGGACAAAGCCAACTATCCAGAATATTTTGAACTGGTCATCGAAAAAGTTAGAAAAGGTGGTTTTATCATTGCGGACAATGTGTTGTGGAACGGAAAAGTATTGGAAGAATCAGAAACTGACAAATATACAATGGGTGTCAAAAACTTCAATAACTTGGTACAAGTTGATGAACGAGTAGAGAATGTACTATTGACAGTGAAAGATGGAATGATGTTGATTAGGAAGAAATAA
- a CDS encoding PspC family transcriptional regulator, with translation MDKILNYIRNLFEVRVFGVCTYLGEKLGIPYHRIRLFFVYTLFIANWSPIIVYLSLAFIVNIRKYIKIGKRRVWNS, from the coding sequence ATGGATAAAATCTTGAATTATATTCGCAACTTGTTTGAAGTGAGGGTTTTTGGTGTATGTACATATCTCGGAGAAAAACTTGGAATACCGTATCACCGCATCCGATTGTTCTTTGTATATACACTATTTATCGCCAATTGGTCACCGATTATTGTCTATCTCAGCTTGGCTTTTATTGTAAATATCCGAAAATATATTAAGATTGGCAAGCGACGGGTGTGGAATAGTTGA
- a CDS encoding OmpA family protein, which translates to MKQTNSKNVIICLFLLFFSMSSFGQNSKALMKKADAFYDAQAYEMAIPVYRDVLITDNSLVAKTKLADCYRLTNDYDKAEYWYGQLVNIVPNQPQYKLYFAQMLQSNEKYEEAYKWFMEYGKYDVWGEKLANGCQNVETLIQTDNKYELLLLPINSEGSDFGAIYFKNGIIFCSNGNNSSEKDRTFMDLYYADTKLNNSFSPPQKVAGSVNSRLNDGPASFCSLTNELFFSRNATIGEDGKIQNDDQAAINLSLFTVKSNNDKWGEIKPFMHNNPTFSIAHAAISPDGKTLYFASNMPDGYGGTDLYTCIRMGEIWSKPVNLGKTVNTPGNEAFPYVHSDGMLYFASNGHPGLGGLDIFTTQNKDGLWTQPKNLGAPFNSSRDDFSITMNTPKTKGYFSSNRTGGFGSDDIYSFSLISSDKRVKAVEQPPISNTIINQSIGMGNVRFKRGDFEILPDAAKELDKLAFFLQKNPEVTVELSSHTDIRGDDFNNLDLSAHRSKSARDYVVSRGVPPQRVVARGYGESQILNDCLTVRSCDEDEHEINNRIDVRVLSIEGINNDPYTAYMNDNNGKSLNIAKNTAADLTFKVLIGPYRSVDNNTYYSFSNLNTALDLEYTEAGMMIVLGPYESIAKAEEYQTLAINNGAEKTEVVAYEGDKRSDKSIKQLKKQGVN; encoded by the coding sequence ATGAAACAAACAAATTCTAAAAACGTAATAATCTGCCTTTTCTTACTTTTTTTCAGCATGAGCAGTTTTGGACAAAATTCCAAAGCACTAATGAAAAAAGCAGATGCTTTTTATGATGCTCAGGCCTATGAAATGGCGATTCCTGTATATAGAGATGTGCTAATTACAGATAACTCTCTGGTTGCCAAAACAAAATTGGCTGATTGTTATCGTCTCACCAATGACTACGACAAAGCAGAATATTGGTATGGACAATTGGTCAACATTGTCCCTAACCAACCCCAATACAAACTATATTTTGCACAAATGTTGCAAAGTAACGAGAAATACGAAGAAGCCTACAAATGGTTTATGGAATATGGAAAATATGATGTTTGGGGTGAAAAATTAGCCAACGGTTGTCAAAACGTTGAAACATTAATTCAAACGGATAACAAATATGAGTTGCTTCTACTACCCATCAACTCTGAAGGTTCTGATTTTGGAGCTATTTACTTCAAAAACGGCATTATCTTTTGCAGCAATGGCAATAACTCAAGCGAGAAAGACCGCACATTCATGGATTTGTATTATGCTGATACAAAATTAAACAATTCTTTTTCGCCTCCCCAAAAAGTAGCAGGTAGTGTAAACAGTCGCTTGAATGATGGTCCAGCCTCCTTTTGCAGTCTTACCAATGAATTGTTTTTTAGCCGCAATGCCACTATTGGTGAAGACGGCAAAATCCAAAACGACGATCAAGCAGCCATCAATCTTTCTCTTTTTACCGTCAAATCGAATAATGACAAATGGGGCGAAATCAAACCCTTTATGCACAACAATCCTACTTTCAGTATAGCTCATGCGGCAATAAGTCCTGATGGCAAAACACTCTACTTTGCCTCCAATATGCCAGACGGTTATGGCGGTACTGATTTATATACCTGCATACGCATGGGCGAGATTTGGAGCAAACCCGTCAATTTGGGAAAAACGGTCAATACACCTGGTAATGAGGCTTTTCCTTATGTTCACTCTGATGGCATGTTGTATTTTGCCTCCAATGGACATCCAGGATTGGGCGGATTGGACATATTCACTACCCAAAACAAGGATGGATTATGGACCCAACCCAAAAATCTGGGTGCACCCTTCAATTCAAGCCGAGACGACTTTAGCATTACCATGAATACCCCAAAAACAAAGGGTTATTTTTCTTCCAATAGAACTGGTGGATTTGGTAGCGATGACATCTACAGCTTTTCTCTGATTAGTTCTGATAAACGGGTAAAAGCCGTAGAACAGCCTCCAATTTCCAATACCATTATCAATCAAAGCATTGGCATGGGTAATGTTCGCTTCAAAAGAGGTGACTTTGAAATTTTGCCCGATGCCGCAAAGGAGTTGGATAAATTGGCTTTTTTCCTTCAAAAAAATCCAGAAGTAACCGTTGAGCTAAGTTCCCACACCGATATTCGTGGTGATGACTTCAACAATCTCGACCTCAGCGCACACCGCTCAAAATCAGCAAGAGATTATGTAGTCTCTAGAGGAGTTCCACCCCAGCGAGTTGTAGCAAGAGGTTATGGTGAATCCCAAATATTGAACGATTGCTTGACGGTGAGAAGTTGCGATGAAGACGAACACGAAATCAACAACCGCATTGACGTGCGGGTCTTGTCCATTGAAGGAATCAACAACGACCCTTATACCGCCTATATGAACGACAACAACGGCAAAAGCCTCAATATTGCAAAAAATACGGCTGCCGATTTGACCTTCAAAGTATTGATTGGCCCCTATCGAAGTGTAGACAACAACACTTACTATAGTTTTTCAAATTTGAATACGGCTTTGGATTTGGAATATACCGAAGCTGGAATGATGATTGTTTTGGGCCCTTATGAGAGCATTGCCAAGGCAGAAGAATACCAAACATTGGCCATCAACAATGGTGCTGAAAAAACGGAGGTAGTTGCTTATGAGGGAGACAAACGAAGTGATAAGAGTATCAAACAATTAAAGAAACAGGGTGTAAATTAA
- a CDS encoding IPTL-CTERM sorting domain-containing protein — protein MDGNYLIYIDEDSRIPDLEVDIFILTDPNDEKSAKMWMNGTGAKQLLQAKPYEQYYAVVDGFKGVTARLSIAVAELTAMATFCSNDNQTIDLNDFLTGVTTVPGDVWSQLTGTGGSLNTTTGIFTSAPGTTTSSFRLIRDCGPTEDVFIGFQDCIPTLNQWGLIIFSILLLITGVLAIRWQSAT, from the coding sequence ATGGATGGCAACTATCTTATCTACATAGATGAAGACAGCAGGATTCCAGATTTGGAAGTAGATATATTCATACTTACAGACCCTAATGATGAGAAATCAGCAAAGATGTGGATGAATGGTACTGGCGCAAAACAACTTCTACAGGCCAAACCATATGAGCAGTACTATGCTGTAGTAGATGGATTCAAAGGCGTGACAGCTAGACTCTCCATAGCAGTAGCAGAACTAACCGCAATGGCTACATTCTGTAGTAATGATAATCAAACAATAGATCTAAACGACTTCCTCACAGGTGTCACTACTGTACCAGGGGATGTTTGGTCTCAGCTAACGGGTACAGGCGGAAGCCTAAACACGACCACAGGTATATTTACATCAGCTCCTGGCACAACGACATCCTCTTTCAGGCTTATAAGAGATTGTGGTCCCACTGAGGACGTATTTATTGGATTTCAGGATTGCATTCCTACTTTGAATCAATGGGGACTTATCATTTTCTCTATATTATTGCTTATCACAGGAGTTTTAGCTATACGTTGGCAATCCGCAACTTGA
- a CDS encoding cytochrome c maturation protein CcmE, with protein MKKSHIIALLAIGGLIAFIISTSSSYSTYETFSTAHSNSGKNFQVVGLLSADKPLHYDPEKDANYFTFYMKDKNDEERKVVYRGPKPQDFERSEQIVLTGKMGDEEFMAEKILLKCPSKYIEEGVEGGELEEKEYEAAGL; from the coding sequence ATGAAGAAATCACATATTATTGCTTTATTGGCTATTGGCGGACTGATTGCTTTTATTATCAGCACCTCCTCCAGTTATAGTACCTACGAAACTTTTTCAACGGCTCATTCCAATTCGGGCAAAAACTTTCAGGTAGTAGGCTTGTTGTCAGCAGACAAACCGCTGCACTATGATCCTGAAAAAGATGCCAACTACTTTACTTTCTACATGAAAGACAAAAATGACGAGGAACGTAAAGTCGTCTATCGTGGCCCAAAACCACAAGATTTTGAACGTTCTGAGCAAATAGTTTTGACGGGTAAAATGGGTGATGAAGAATTCATGGCAGAGAAAATATTATTGAAATGCCCTTCTAAATACATTGAAGAAGGGGTTGAAGGTGGTGAACTCGAAGAAAAAGAATACGAAGCGGCAGGGCTTTGA
- the ccsA gene encoding cytochrome c biogenesis protein CcsA has translation MQEILDIQYIGEWNWAEQLGHLCAITAMIAALLSAIAYFTASQWQERDLQKSDSWKRLARTSFYVNGIAVLGIIVIMFLLILNHRFEFKYVWQHSSVDLPVYYMISCFWEGQEGSFLLWAFWIAVLGLVLIATARKWEAPVMTFMTLMQIFLAAMLLGIYFFGYKIGSDPFMLLRDDPSNANAPLFMRANYLEFIKDGTGLNPLLQNYWMVIHPPTLFLGFAACLVPFAFVMTGLWKRDFGKDWIQPTLKWSLFAAAVLGTGVLMGGAWAYEALSFGGFWAWDPVENASLVPWITLLAGLHTLLAFKNTGHALKATAIFMTLTLWLILYSTFLTRSGILGDTSVHSFTDLGMSGQLLAFMLSFIFISTFLIVTRWNAMPSPKKEESAYSREFWMFVGSLIMAMLAVLITVDTSWPVINKLFGTNRVITDPIPHYNRYSVWFGIFIALFSALVQYFRYKLQPLNKLMRSVAFTAIAAIVATAVTAILVEINYLPNVLLLFTAFYAIIANANYIFAGLNGQLNIAGGSVAHIGFGLILAGAIFAFGKQEVISLNTLGIDYGEEWTPENKLENVLLYKDKPIQMGEYWVTYRGDSVAAPNTYYMVHYAKKKNESDVPTESFTLYPNAQKNPNMGLIANPSTKHYLSKDIFTHISAATDKELQKEEQGEQLTEIEVGVGETALVSGVMIRLQRINPQPDGGLLYMPLDGDIAAGAELSIVAKDNTQYEANPIYYIRDNQEMNVEATVDELNMTIRFDKIYPEKNKIKLSILDREDPMDWIIMKAVVFPYIGVLWIGCFVMVMGFIISILHRNKEGKKLAEVLQKKQAKTTETSSVGGMQPVLRNKD, from the coding sequence ATGCAAGAAATATTAGATATTCAATATATTGGTGAGTGGAATTGGGCAGAGCAATTAGGCCATTTATGTGCCATTACTGCAATGATAGCAGCCCTCTTATCAGCCATTGCTTACTTTACAGCAAGTCAATGGCAAGAACGGGATTTGCAGAAAAGTGACTCATGGAAACGGCTTGCTCGTACAAGTTTTTATGTCAATGGCATTGCCGTTTTGGGAATTATTGTCATCATGTTTTTACTCATTCTCAATCACCGTTTTGAATTCAAATATGTCTGGCAACACTCCTCCGTTGATCTCCCTGTTTACTACATGATTTCCTGTTTTTGGGAAGGTCAAGAAGGCAGTTTTCTATTGTGGGCGTTTTGGATAGCTGTCTTAGGTTTGGTACTGATTGCAACGGCTCGAAAATGGGAAGCTCCTGTAATGACCTTCATGACCCTGATGCAAATATTCTTAGCTGCAATGTTGTTGGGAATTTACTTTTTTGGCTACAAAATTGGTAGCGATCCTTTTATGCTTTTGCGAGATGACCCCTCCAATGCAAATGCACCGCTTTTCATGCGAGCCAACTACCTCGAATTTATCAAAGATGGAACAGGTCTGAACCCTTTACTGCAAAATTATTGGATGGTCATTCACCCTCCTACCCTATTTTTGGGATTTGCCGCTTGTTTGGTTCCATTTGCTTTTGTCATGACAGGTTTGTGGAAACGTGATTTTGGAAAAGACTGGATTCAACCCACCCTCAAATGGTCACTTTTTGCAGCAGCAGTATTGGGTACAGGTGTTTTGATGGGCGGCGCATGGGCCTACGAAGCATTGAGTTTTGGTGGTTTTTGGGCTTGGGATCCCGTCGAAAATGCCTCCTTGGTTCCATGGATTACCCTCCTTGCAGGACTACATACATTACTGGCTTTCAAGAATACAGGGCATGCACTCAAAGCTACTGCCATCTTTATGACTCTGACTTTGTGGTTGATATTGTATTCTACTTTTTTGACAAGAAGCGGAATTTTAGGTGATACTTCGGTTCACTCTTTCACCGATTTGGGAATGTCAGGTCAATTATTGGCATTCATGCTTTCCTTCATCTTTATCTCTACTTTCCTCATTGTCACAAGATGGAACGCTATGCCTTCACCAAAAAAAGAAGAGAGTGCTTACAGTCGTGAGTTTTGGATGTTTGTAGGGTCTTTGATAATGGCGATGTTGGCGGTGCTGATAACGGTTGATACTTCTTGGCCTGTTATCAACAAATTGTTTGGCACAAATAGGGTCATTACCGATCCGATTCCACACTACAATCGTTATTCTGTTTGGTTTGGTATTTTCATTGCTCTTTTTAGCGCACTGGTTCAATACTTTAGATATAAACTCCAACCACTTAACAAATTGATGCGCTCGGTGGCATTTACTGCAATCGCAGCTATTGTAGCAACAGCAGTCACTGCAATTTTAGTCGAAATCAATTATTTACCCAATGTTTTACTGCTATTTACCGCTTTTTATGCCATCATTGCCAATGCCAACTATATTTTTGCAGGTTTGAATGGGCAGTTGAACATTGCAGGAGGATCTGTGGCGCACATTGGTTTTGGATTGATTTTGGCGGGAGCTATTTTTGCATTTGGCAAACAGGAAGTTATTTCACTAAACACCTTGGGCATAGACTATGGTGAAGAATGGACTCCTGAGAATAAACTGGAGAATGTGCTGCTCTACAAAGACAAACCGATTCAAATGGGGGAATATTGGGTAACCTATCGGGGTGACTCTGTTGCCGCACCCAATACCTACTATATGGTGCATTATGCCAAGAAAAAGAATGAATCGGATGTGCCAACTGAATCTTTTACCCTTTATCCCAATGCCCAGAAAAATCCCAATATGGGCTTAATTGCCAATCCTTCTACCAAACATTACCTTAGCAAAGACATCTTTACACACATTTCGGCAGCAACGGACAAGGAACTTCAAAAGGAGGAACAAGGTGAGCAATTGACTGAAATTGAAGTAGGTGTAGGCGAAACGGCTCTTGTTTCGGGTGTTATGATTCGGCTTCAACGCATCAATCCTCAACCCGATGGCGGTTTGTTGTATATGCCTTTGGATGGTGACATTGCAGCAGGTGCAGAACTATCTATTGTTGCGAAAGACAACACGCAGTATGAAGCCAATCCCATTTACTACATTCGTGACAATCAAGAAATGAACGTAGAAGCTACTGTTGATGAATTGAATATGACGATTCGTTTTGACAAAATCTATCCTGAGAAGAACAAAATCAAATTGAGCATTCTCGACCGAGAAGACCCTATGGATTGGATCATCATGAAAGCGGTGGTTTTTCCTTATATTGGTGTGCTTTGGATAGGGTGTTTTGTGATGGTCATGGGTTTCATTATTAGTATTTTACACCGCAATAAGGAAGGGAAAAAACTGGCGGAAGTACTGCAAAAGAAGCAGGCAAAAACTACTGAAACATCATCAGTCGGTGGGATGCAGCCTGTTTTGCGGAATAAAGATTGA